The genomic region ACGTGCGCGTCGGCGTCCCGCTGCAGGTCATCATCGGGATCGCAACGCTGGTGATCGTGCCGCTGCTGTTTCCGTTCTGAGTGCTGTGGCGGTGCGGACGAACGCTACAGAATGATGCCGAGAGGGACGAGCACGGCGTAGCCGAGAACGAGCAGGAGCGGTGCGGCCACCGTCGAGCCGCGCGCGAGCAGCATGTAACCGAGGGCGATCGCGACGAGTCCCAGGACCAGCAGGATCGCATTGATCGCGGAGAACTTGAGCGCCGCCTTCTGGGCGGCCGCCGTCCTGGTCGTGCGCTGGCGAGTCGACATGGAGGCAATGTCGAGGGGCGTCGGCGCAGCGTCAAGGTGGCCCATGGCGGCGTGGCTGCCGCCCTGCGCTACGCGGCCACGCCGTAAGCCTTCCGCGCTCGCGTACCCGCCGTCCGCGCCTGGCTGCGCCGCGCCTCGAGCAGTTGACGGAAGAGCTGGAAGAGCTCGGGGTCGAAGGCAGTGCCGGAATCGCGCTCCATGATGCGCATCGCTTCCGCGTGGCTGAGGGCCGGGCGGTAGCTGCGGGCCGTCGTGAGGGCGTCATAGACGTCGGCGACGCAGAGAATGCGTGCGGTCAGCGGGATCTCGGTGCCGCTCAGCCCGTCCGGGTACCCCTTTCCGTCCCACCGCTCGTGATGGTTCCGCACGACGGGCCGGATGTCCCACGGGAAATTGAGCGGCGCGACGATCTCGTCGCCCACCGTGGTGTGACTTCGCATCAGCGCCCATTCCTCGTCGTTCAGGGCACCGGGCTTGTTCAGCACTTCTTCGGGCACTGCCGTCTTGCCCACGTCGTGCAGGTAGCCGCCCATCCGCAGCCAGGTCAGGTCGCGGCGGTTGAAGCCCAGCGCCTCCGCGATCATGCACGCGTAATCCGCGACGCGCTGGCAGTGACCGGCGGTGTAGCGGTCCTTGGACTCGATCGACTCGCCCCATTCGCGCACGACGCGCAGGTACGATGCCTCCAGCTGGTCCAGGCGACGATCCAGGTCGAGCACTTCATGGTTCGCCTGCAGCTGCTCGAACAGCGTGTGCGCATGATTCAACGCACGCAGCGCATCCGTATTGCGAGTGCAGGCGAGGTGCAGGAGCGCCCACTCGGCGTGGCACTCCGCGTCGAGCAGGCGATCGTCCGCCTGCCCGGCGAGCTGCACGCCCTGCCGGAAATGCGTGTCCGCGAGCCCGACCATGCCCATCTCGCGGTACAGCATGCCGTACATCTTGTGCGCTTCGCCCAGCCCCTGCTTCACGTCGAGCCGCGCGAACACCTCGTAGGCGCGATCGCAGCTTTCCCGTGCCTGCGTGTGCTGGAGCTGCGCGAGATGGAGCTCGGCACGATTCAGCTCGATGGTTCCGATGAGGCCCGTATCCCGCAGCCGCTCGGCCAGGTCGAATGCACGATCGAAGCACACCTCCGCGGCGTCCCATTCACCGCGGTCGACGTGTGCCATGCCCATGTTGTTGCGCGTCCAGCATGCCGCGCGGTGATCGCCCAGGCGCTCGAACCGCTCCAGCGCCGAGGCGTAATGCACGAGTGCATTGTCGACGTCACCGCGGATGTTGGCGAGCGTGCCGAGGTTCTGGTGAACCATCGCGCCGAGCCGCTCATCGCCGATCTCGTCAGCGAGCTCGCCGGCCTGCCCGTACAGCGCCTGGGCACTCTCGACGTTGCCGCGAATCTGCTCGATGATTGCCAGACAGTTCACCGCCGAGGCAAGCTGCGGCGTCAGGGATGTCGCGAGCGCGATCGCATGACTGGCCTCGTAGGCCTCTGCGGCCAGCTCCGTCGCACCCCACTCCCGGTGCAGGTTGCCGATCCAGCGCAGGATGTCCGCGGCGTCCGCAGCAGTGCCACCACGTGGTACGCCACGCAGGGCCTCCTCGTAGTGGGCGAGAGTACCCTCGAAATCACCAGCACTGGCCGCCGCGCGCGCAGCATCCACGCACGCGGCGATCGTCGACACCATCTGCCCCGCTCCCAGGTCTAATTGGCCGCCAGACAGTAGCGGCTGAAGTGGTCGAGCTTCGCCGTGACCGTCCTGCTCTGCGTGTCGAGCGTGCTCGGCATCTCCTCGATCGCCCCGCCCGGCAGGAGCCGCAGGATCACCAGCTTCGACGGGTCGCTCACGTTCGTCGCGCGCGAGTACGTCAGCGTCAGTGACACCGGCTTTTCGAAGCCACGTTCACCGACGTCGATGATCCGGCCGAACAGGCCCGAGATGGTGGCGTCCAGCTCCACCTCGACGTACCCGGGGCGGGCCACCAGCATGGTGAACAGCACCGGCCGATCCACGGCGCCCGCGGGAACGGTGATCGTGTGACCGAGCAGCGAGATGCTGCCGCCGTTGATGCCGATGATCTTGGAAACGTCCAGATCGAGCGGCAGCGACAGCCGCTCCTGGACCAGCGTGTAGTCGCCGACTTCGGACGGACCGAGCAGTCCGCCCAGCAGGCCGTCGAGGCCGAGCAGCGCCGTCTCCGTCGGTGCCGGCTCGAACTGCGGCGCAGCCACGTCCTGGCTGCACGAAATGCCGGACACGACGATCGCGGCAAGCGCCAGCGCGCCGATTCGATTCACCCAGCGTCGGGTCATCGTTACCTCTGCGGTATGGGGGCAGGTCGATTTGTACGGGCACGCCTGGAGCAGAGACCGTGCCTCACCATGTAACTGCAATAGCGTCAACGTGTTGATATGAGCCGATCACCCCGGCCAACCCGCGGATCAGAATACTTTTTTTCCGGTGTTGTGGCGCGTCGGCTACACGCGCGAATCCCGTGCACATTCCGCGTAGAACTGCTCCTGCCGCGTCATCCTTCGGCAGCGGAGTCGGGCTGCGGGCCGCGTTGGCGACTGTCCTGCCCGTGCGGGGGAGGACCGGGCTGGCCCTCGCGTGTCGGGGGGCCGCTGCTTTCCCGGCCGACCTCCGGCTGCGCGACCGGTCCGGGGCGTGGCGCACTGTCCCCTCCCCCGCCCTCCCGCTGCGCGAGCGGTCCGGGCCTCTGCGCACTGTCCTCGCCGCCGTCCTCCCGCTGCGGCCCGTCCGGCGGCTCCGGCATCAGCCAGTAGGCAGGATCGTCGGGGATCTCATTCGCCCGCAGCCGTTCCAGCCGCGCCCGGTTGTAGCGCCTGCGGATCATCCAGATTGCGACGACGATCCCACCGGCGATGCTCCACAGCACGGCGCCCTGGGCAAGGAAACGAAGCCAGCCGTACTCGCGCCGGACGTGCTTGCTCCAGTCCTGCTCGAAGCGTGCGAGCGTGAACCGGTACGTGGCGCGCATCGCCTCGTCGAGCGACGCACCGGCTGCCCAGCGGTCGAGCAACTGTGCGAGCGCGGGTTCACCTCCGTGCGAGTAGAGGTAGCGCATGGCGCTGGCTGACAGCAGGTACGCGATGCGGGCGTCGGTGGCGCCGGCCGGCCAGAGCAGGTCGAGCGAGTCGAGTGGCGGCGCGCGGCCGGTGAGGAATGCGACGCGCAGCAGCCAGTCAGCCTCCTGGTCGAGCTGTCCGGCGGTCCAGGTCGCGTAGCCTTCGGTGAACCAGCGCGGCACCTGCGCGGTCCGGAGGTGGCGCTGGAGCGCGACGTGTGCGAGCTCGTGGCGCAGCGTGCGTCGCAAGTCGGTGGGTGAGCGCACGCGCGGCGCGTATGCCGGCAGAACGATCCGTTCGAGGCGCGGAAAGGCAACGCCCGCGCCCCACTCCGGTGCGAGTCCGCCGGTCCATTCGGAGAACGTGGCCTCGTCCGGGGCCAGCAGGACGGTGATCTCGCTGCCGCGCGCATGGATGTCGGTGGGCAGCCCGGGGAACGACTGGATCGCCTGGGGGAGGATCGCGCGTGCGAGCGCCTCTTCCCCCGGCTGGAACCGCACGACGACGTCGTCGCGGCGGATCCCGTCCAGTTGCTGCGCACCAGTGGGGAGTGCAAGCGAGGCGAGGATTGCCAGGCACGCCGCGAGCGCGCGCCGCAGCATCGCACCAGGGCGACCCGGGTGGGACAGAGCGGTCGCGCCCCCGCCAGGGGTCGCGTCGTTCGCGAGCCGGCCCGGCACCTCAGCGCGCGTCGTGCAGCTCGCGCGTGATGGTCGTGATGCGGCCGCCGATGGCGGGCAGCGGAAGAATCTCATCCGCATAGGGTGCGGCCGCGCGGGGCATGCCCGCAATCACGGCGCTTGCCTCGTCCTGCGCGATGGTGCGGGCACCGACCGCATGCAGGGCACGCATCCCCTCGGCGCCGTCGCGTCCCATGCCCGTCAGCACCACGCCCAGGCTGGCCGGTCCGAAGGTGCGTGCGACGGCCGTGAACAGCACGTCCGCGGCGGGTCGCACGCCGCGCAGCGGTGGCTCGTCGACGAGCTGGATGCAGATCCCGTCCGGTGTGCGGTGCAGCCCCATGTGGTGCGTGCCCGGTCCCAGGTAGACGTGCCCGCCGTGCACGAGCTCCCGGTCGCGCGCGATGCTGACGGGGAGAGGGCACTCGGCCGCGAGCCGCTCCGCGAAGCGCTCGGTGAATGTCGACGGCATGTGCTGCACGACGAACACCGCGCACGCCGCGTCCTCCGGCAGCGCGGCCACCAGGTCGAGCAGCGCGCTCGGCCCGCCGGTCGATGCCGCGATCGCGACTGCGCACGCGGCGGGCCGCTGCTTCTGCCGGATCCGGCGCGCCCGCTGCAGCGCACCGGCCACCGCGATCCGCAGGCGCAGGTTGCGGAGACGAGCGTCCAGTGCCGCATCGAGCGCGCTCAGCAGCCGTTCCTCGAATTCCCTGTGCTCAGCCGGATCGCTGCCCGGTTTGACCACGTACTCCACGGCGCCGTACTCGAGGGCGCGCAGGGCAGGATCGGCCATGCGCTCGGTGTGAGAGGAGACGATCACGACGGGCCGCGGCAGTTCGCTCATGATGTAGCCGAGCGTTTCGACACCGCCGAGGTCCGGCATCTCGAGATCCAGTGTGAGCACGTCCGGCTTCTCCCTGTGGAGCAGCCGGATCGCCTCGAACCCCGTACCGGCCTCGCCCGCCACCTCCCAGCGGCCTGTCGCCTCCACGATGTCGCGGATGAGCTGTCGCATCATCGGCGAGTCGTCGACGATGACGATGCGCGCCCGGCCGCCGCGCTGACGGGCCCCTCCGCCCTGTGCGTCGGCTGCGCGCTGCTGCACGGGCTTCTCGTCGCGTCGCGAGTCGAAGCCACCAGTGACGCCGCTCACAGCGTGACCTCCGGCTCCAGCGCGGACGTCACGAGCAGCTGGCCGGTGCTCATGTCGAGGAACACGCTGCGACCGTGCTCGCCGCCCACCTCCTCGCCCTCGAGCGGCACCCCGGCGCACTCCAGCGCCTCGCGCACCGCATCGACGTTGCGCTGGCCCAGGCGCAGGCCGTACTCCGGGAGCAGCGCCGCAAACATCGATGCACCGCCGGCGATCCGTGCCGTGATGCGGGCGGGCTCGGCGCCATGCTCGACCATGCGCTCGAGCAGCTCCGGTACGGCAGTCGTCGCAAAGCGGCCGGGCGGTGCCGACCTGCGGGTGCGCAGGGGCTTCGGCAGCATGGCGTGCGCGAGACCGCCGACGCGGCTCTCGCGGTCATAGAGAGCGATCGCGACGCACGAGCCCAGCCCGATCGTGAAGAGCACACCGTGCTCCCGCGCGACCTTCACCTCCCCGATGCGCACCGGCACGCGTTCGGTCGTCATGCCCGTCGAAAGATGCGTTCCCGGTTGGCCGCGACGTTGAAGCCGGCGGCATTTGCGCCGAACAGCGTCTCGACCTTGCCGAGCACCAGGAACCCCGACGGCACGAGCGACGCTGCGAACCGTGCGAAGATGCGGTCCTGCATTTCGCGTTCGAAATAGATGATGACGTTGCGGCAGATGATGAACTGCAGCGCCTGCGGGTAGTCGTCGCGCAGCAGGTCGAGCGTTTCGAAGCGGACGAGCGAGCGCACTTCGGGGCGCACCCGGTAGGTGCCGTCGAGTGCATCGAACCAGCGGTCCCGCACCGCCTCCGCGGTCTCCGTCAGAGCGTAGGCGCCGTACTCCGCACGCCGCGCCGTCGCGAGAGACCCTTCGTCGATGTCGGTGGCGAGGATCTCGAAGCGGTCGAGCGGCAGCCGCTTCGCGGCGGCATACTCGTGCAGCAGGATCGCGAGCGAGTACGGTTCCTCACCGCCGGCGCAGCCGGCGCTCCACAGCCTGACCTGCCCTTCCATCCGGAACAGCTCCGGGACGACACTGGTGCGCAGCGCGTCCCAGACCTCGGCGTTCCGGAAGAACTTGCTGACATTGATCATCACCGTGTCGAGCAGCCGCTCCCGCTCGGCGATGTCCTGCTCGAGCAATGCGCCGTAGTCCCGGTACCGGTGCAGCCCGTGTGCGCGCATGCGCACCGCGATGCGCCGTCTCAGGCAGCGCTCCTTGTAGCCGCTGCAGTCGAGGCCGACATGGCGGGTGATCAGCACCTTCAGCTCATCCAGCTCCGCCGCATCGCGCGGGTCCAGATCGCCGTTGGCCAGCGGAAGCGAGGAGTGCACCGCGGGCAGCGCCTGCAGCGCGCGCCGCACGCGCTGGTGACGCTCGTCCGGTGCTTCAGGCATGCTCTTCGGCGCGCGTGATCTGCAGGTTGTTCCGGACCACTTCGTTGTCCGGGTTCAGCTCGAGCGCGCGCGTCCATGCACGCAGTGCCTGGTCACGGTTGCGGTTGCGGAGGTGCAGGTTGCCGAGCTTCGCCCAGACATCATCCCCGAGCGCGGGCTCCAGCTCGGCCGCTCGGCGATAGTGCTCGATCGCCTCCTCGAGCAGGCCGCGACGGTAGGACACGTCTCCCAGGTTCTTGTGTGCCTGGGCGATCCCGGGATCCTCCTCCATCGCGCGCCGGTACGAGCGATCCGCCGCGTCGAGATCCCCCCGTCGTTCGTGCAGCAGCCCTTCGAGCAGCAGCAGCGGCGCACATTCCGGGTAGAGCTGCAGGCCCGCCGCAACGAGACGGTCTGCCTGGTTGCGACGGCTGCGCACCGCGGCGCACAGCGCGGCGAGGTAGAAGTACGCGGCCGCAGGCTGCTCCTCCTCGGCGAGGCGCACGCGGTACTCCTCGAACTCGCGAGCAGCGGCGGCGTAGTGAGCGCCGGTCAGCAGCGTCGTTGCACGCTGCAGCGACACGAGCGGCGTGCCCGCACGCAGCCCCTCTGCCTCGTTCAGCACCAGCAGCGCGTCGGGCGTGCGACCCAGCCGCCGCAGCGCCACGGCGAGGTTGACGAACGCGCCATAGCGCGGGCCGGCGTCCTCCAGCAGGCTCTTGAGCTGGCGGACCGCGTCGCGGTACTCGCGCCTGCGCAGTGAGATGAGCGCGAGCTGGAAGCGCGCAACGTGATCATTCGCGTCCAGGTCTGCGACCCGCTGGAACTCGCGCGACGCTTCATCGAGCATGCCTGCCCTGGCGAACGCGATGCCCAGGTTGCGTCGCTCCTGGATCTCGGCATCGCGCGCCCGGACGGGCTCCTCCGCGCGCCGGCCGACCTGGTGCGCGAAGCCCGCCTGCAGGAGTCCGAACAGCGCCTTGCCGACTTCGAACTCGGTGTAGCCGGTCTGGTCGACGATGTCGCCCAGCGCACGTGTGCCGTCGAGCAGCGGAACCAGGTCCTCCTGTTCCGGCGTGAGCGCCACGCTCGCGGTGTCGAGCCTGCTGTGGTCCACTTCGAAGAGCAGATCGAACGAGGCGATCTTCTTCTCGATCAGGCTCCACTCGTCGACCCGACGTGCTGCCTCGAGCAGCAGGCTTTCCGGATTGATCGACACGACGACGTCCGCGGGGTCCGGCCTCTCGTCGACCTCGAAGAAGAAGTTGCCCCGCGACCACGTGAAGAGGTGGTAGATCGCCTCCTCGATCTGCATGCGGATGTAGCGTGTCAGGTCGCCCGGCGTGATGATGCGCCGCTCGACGAGCAGCTCGCCGACCCGCTTGTCCGGCTGCCGCGCCTGCTGCACCAGGACCTCGTCGAGCTGTTCCTGTGCGATCTCGCCGTCCCGCACGAGCAGATCGCCGAGCCGGTCACGCCGGTTGACGATGCGTGCGTACGTGATCCGGCCCTGGTCGAAGTAGATCTGGCCGAAACGCGAGCGGTCCGCGACGGACAGGCATCCGGTCTTCTGCCCCAGCGCCAGGAGCTGGCAGACATCAGCCAGGCTCGCTTCCTTGAGGCTGCCCTTGATCGCCATGCCTCAGCCTGCCTCCGTCTCCAGCCAGTCTTCGACGTACGGCCACTGCCAGAGCACCTTCTCCGTACTGCGGAAGAAGTCGTCGATCGGCAGCTGCGGCTCCGATGGCGCCGCATCCTCGAGTACGTCCGTCAGATCCGGCTCGACCTGCGCCACCGGGATCTCCTGCGTCGCCAGTGCGACCCGTGGTTCCACCCACGCGGGCACGTCCCGCCCGGACTCACCCGGCGTCGCTACCGTGCGGGCGGCAACTTCCTCCTCCTCTTCGCTCTCGGCCAGCTCGACGACGAGCCCGCTCTCCAGCCGCGTGCGCAGCCGCTCCTCCAGCCCCTCGAGCGCGCGTGGCTGCACCTCCGCGGCAAAGACGAGCTGCCCGCCCGCCCGCACGATGTCATCGAAAAGATGGAACAGCTCCTCCTGTACGCGTTCCGTTCCGGCAATCGCATCGACGTCGTCGAGCAGAAGCAGCCGCGCACGGCGGTAGCGCGAGCGCCAGCCATCCACGTGGTTGCGCTGGATCGCGTCCATCAGCTCCTCGCCGAACTCCGGGCCGGTGAGGTACGCGATCGCGGTGTCGGGTGAGTGCCGGCGCACCTCGTTCGCGAGGGCGACCAGCAGTGCGCTCTTGCCTGCTCCGGCGGGACCGTGCACGAACAGCGGATTGTAGCGGCTGGCGGGCGCTTCACCGACCGCGCGGGCCGCTCTCACCGCGAACAGCGAGGCCGGCAGCGCCAGCTCGTCGAAGCTGGGCGATGTCGACGGCTGCGGCAGCGAGCGGGTGCGCGCCTCGACCGCCGCGAGCAGCGACTCCGCGTCGTGCAGCCGGTCGGGATTGCGCAGCACCTCGAGCCGCTCCAGCTCCGGCGCCTCCGCGTCCAGCTCGCGAATGCGTGTCCCGATCGAGCGAAGCCGCTCGATGTCGTTCTCGTACTCTTCGATCAGCGTGTCCGCATCCGCCTCGCTGACCGGCGTGTCCAGGGCCATCTCCAGGCGGCGTGTGCGGAACCCCTCGCCTTCCCAGCGCAGGATCGCATCCGCGAGCATCTGTTCCGCGGATACGCCGCTCACCACTTCGCCGACTGCACCGGCAATGTCATTCAGGAACGCCCCGAACTCGTCGGCCTTGCGCGTCTCCACGCCCACGCCGAGCAGATGCGCGACCTCCTCGGCGGTCACGGTGCGCTCTTCCAGCTCCTGGACCGCGAGCACCCGGTTCAGTGCGCCCTGCAGCTCACGGACGTTGGTGAACTCCACACGGGCGAGCGTTTCCGCCACACCGGGTGCCAGGGTCTGCCCGCGCTCCTCGGCCTTGCTGCGCGCAATCACGATGCGCGTCTCGTACTCCGGGCTGCCGATGTCGGCGATCAGGCCCCCGCTGAAGCGCGTGAGCAGGCGCTGGTCGAGATCGTCGATCTCGGTCGGTGGCCGGTCACTCGCGAGCACGACCTGGCCGCCGCGCGCCGTGAGCAGATCCCACGCACGCAGCAGCTCCTCCTGTGCACCGCGCCGTCCTGCCAGGAACTGCACATCGTCGAGCAGCAGCAGGTCCGCATGCCGCAGGCGGTTCCGGAACGCGTCGCGCTCGCCCGCCTGGATCGCGCTCATGACGCCTTCGAGCAGGTGCTCGAGTGTCTCGTAGATGACGGTCAGGTTGGCGTGCACGCGGCGCGCGTGGACGCCGATCGCCATCACGAGGTGCGTCTTGCCGAGCCCTGAATTGCTGTAGAGAAAGAGCGGGTTGTACGCGGCGCCCGGGGCGTCGGCAACACGACGCGCCGCCGCAGCGGCGAGGCGGTTGGCGGCGCCGACGACGAAGTTGTCGAAGGTGAAGCGCGTGTCCAGGTCCAGCGTGCTCATCCGCCACCCCTCGCCGCGACCGGATCGACCGGTGCGCGGAACCGGCGCGAAAGGCTCTGCAGCACGAGCTGGCTGATCGACTTCAGCGTGTCGAAGACACCGTTGCCGCTCAGGGCCGACGCAGGAAACGCGGGCACCCCCCGGAAGTTCAGCAGGTCGTCCAGCTCTTCGATCGAGGCCACGCCGGGGAGATCCCGCTTGTTGTACTGCAGCACCATCGGGAACTCGCGAGGCTCGATGTTCTCCTCGAGCAGATTCTCGTGCAGGTTGCGCAGGCTCTCCATGTTCTCATCGAGCTGCTCGCGCTGCGAGTCCGCGACGAACACGACGCCGTCCGCACCGCGCAGCACCAGCTTGCGCGTCGCGTTGTAGTAGACCTGGCCCGGCACCGTGTAGAGCTGCATGCGCGTGCGGAAGCCGGAGATCGTGCCCAGGTCGAGCGGCAGGAAATCGAAGAACAGCGTGCGATCCGTTTCCGTAGCGAGCGAGACCATCGGTCCCTTCCGCTCCTCCGGCACGAACGCATGCACGTACTGCAGATTGCTCGTCTTGCCCGAACGGCCGGGGCCGTAATAGACGATCTTGCAGGTGATTTCCTTCGTCGAGTAATTGACCAGCGACATCTCGCCCCTATCGACTGGATGCGTCAGGCTGGAACACGCGCTGGAGTCCCTCCTCCAGGTCGCGCTCGAACGTCTGCTGCGTGGTCTGCTCACCCGGCAGCACCCGGAACTCCGCGAGCTGTCCGACCTGCTCACTCAGCTTCCCGAAGAAGAGCTGCACCAGGCCGAGCGAGGATTCCGTGTCGAAGATCACCACGAAGATCAGGTCCTCGACGGGTGTCCGCAGCGTTGCGAGGAACAGGTCCTGTTCCGTGCCGGCGTGATGGAGGTGCTGCCACGGCCCCGCACCGGTGAGCCGACCGAGCGCGTTCGCCGCTGCATGGGCTGCCGCGGCGAGCGACGCAACGTTCATCACCTCGTAGCGGCGCGCGAAGCCGTGCTGCGCGAGCACCTGTCCGCTGCCGGTCACGACCAGGGCGATGCGCGCGCGCGATTCCCGCACGAACGTCTGGATCGGCGCACGCAGCGCCTCCACCACCCTCGGCAGCTCCGCGACTCTCACTGCAGCGACTCCGCCGCCCGCTGCGTCTCGAGCCGGACCAGGCCCAGCTGGGCATCGCGCTCGGCAACCGCAATCACGAGCATCTCACCCGCGCTGGAAACGACCACGTGTCCCGCGGTCGCCTCCAGCTGCAGCGTGTGCACGCCGTCGTATCCTCCCGTCTGCGCGGCGCGCTGCGCCCCGCGATACATCGCGGCGGCGAGCGCTGCGACCGCGCCGCTGTCCACGCCCGCAGCGACATCCGCCGCCACCGGCACACCCGCCTTCGCCTCCACCACGAGTGCACCAGCCACGCCGCTGACGCGGCTCAGCCGTTCCAGCGCGTCCGTGTAGCGGGCCGTCATGCGTACGCCTCCAGGAACTGCTGTGCGAGCGATGCCGCATGCGCCGCACTGCGCATCATCCAACCGGCCGGTGCACCGCTGCGGGCAACGAGCAGGATCACGGCGTCGGGTCCTGCGGGCGCGATGTGGAGCGCCGCGCTGCCTGCCTCGATGAGCAGCCCCTCCCACGCCCCGAGCCCCAGCATCGCCGCGGTGCGTGCTGCTTCACCGGTGACGCTGCCGAGCACCGCGGCAAGCGCGTCGGCCGCCCTGTCACTGTCATCGAGCGCACCGGCCAGCACCATCCCGCGCGTGTCGAGCAGCAGCGCACCGAGCACCGGGCCGGTCACGATCGCGTCGAACAGCCGGGCAGGATCCGGAACTGCGTGCACGGGCGGCGCCGGCTGCTGCGCCGCGCTCCACGCAGGCTGGTCTGCCGGCGCGAGCGGTGCCCAGGCATCCGGCTCCGGCAGCACTGCCGGCTCGGGCGCTGCGCTCACCACGTCCGCCGCGCGCGTGTCAGCCGCCGCGGCGTGAGTCGTGAGCGGGTCGGGCGCCTGCGTCCAGGGCTCGACCGGGACCGGCGCGGCGTCTTCCGCATCCATCCGGTCGGCGACGAAGCGCAGTGCCTCGCGCACGGCCTCGTCATCCGGTCGTATCAGCGACGCGCGCTCCAGCCGGTTGCGCGCCTGTGCCAGCTGCCCGTTCTCCAGGTGACAGAACCCGAGTCCGCGCAGCGCATCGAAGTTGGACGGGTCGAGGCGCAGCACGAACGACCACTCGTCGGCCGCACGCGCGTAATCGCCGCGATCGATGTACAGCAGTGCGAGCAGCCCGTGCGCATCCGCGTTGTCGGGATGGTGCTCGAGACCGCGCAGACACAGCCGCAGCGCTGCGTCAGGTCGGTTCTGCCGCCGGTACGCGCGCGCGAGCGGCAGGAACACGAGCGACCTGGGATCGGCCGCCAGCTCCTCGCTCCAGCGCTGCAGGTCCGCCGGCAACGGCTTCTTCATGCGATCAGTCCCTTTTCCACGATCCGTGCAATGTCCCGCACGGCGATCAGTCCGTTCGCGACCAGCTCGCGGCGCGTGCCGCTCGGCGCAACGCGCAGGTACGTTTCCCACGCATTGGCCGTGCGCTGCAGGTCGCCCGTCTGCACGGCCGAGTAGCCGAGATGGAAGTGCGCCTCCGCCGACATCGGATCGAGCAGCGCGGCGCGCGCGAATGCCTCCGTCGCGGCCCGCATGCGACTTTGCGCGAGCAGGGTCCGTCCCGACAGCAGTGCGATGTCCGCGCGCTCGGGATACGACGACTCGAGATCCGATGCGAGCTTCTGCGCCTGCTCCAGCTCTCCGTCCTGCATCAGCCGCTCGATGTCCTGCATCGTCGCCTGGAGCTGCGCATCCGATACGCGCGTGTGCCGCTCCTCGACTTCGACCACGCCTGTGCTCACCAGCCCGAAGATCGTCTTTGCGACGTCGAAGGAGCTGCGTGCCAGGTCGGCCGCGATCTGGCGGACGTCGCGCTCGCCATCCACCTGTGCCAGCACTTCCCATTCCTCCGGCCGCAGGTCGAGCGGTGTGTCCGTGCGATCCGCGGTCGGCGCGAGCACCGGTATCGATTCGGGGCTGGGCACCTTGGACTCGAGCCGTGTCCACTCGTCGATGCGCCGCGCGCCCTCCATCAGCAGCGATTCGACACGCACGCGCGCGAGCAGCCGCGG from Longimicrobiales bacterium harbors:
- a CDS encoding protein-glutamate O-methyltransferase CheR, whose translation is MPEAPDERHQRVRRALQALPAVHSSLPLANGDLDPRDAAELDELKVLITRHVGLDCSGYKERCLRRRIAVRMRAHGLHRYRDYGALLEQDIAERERLLDTVMINVSKFFRNAEVWDALRTSVVPELFRMEGQVRLWSAGCAGGEEPYSLAILLHEYAAAKRLPLDRFEILATDIDEGSLATARRAEYGAYALTETAEAVRDRWFDALDGTYRVRPEVRSLVRFETLDLLRDDYPQALQFIICRNVIIYFEREMQDRIFARFAASLVPSGFLVLGKVETLFGANAAGFNVAANRERIFRRA
- a CDS encoding DUF4388 domain-containing protein, with translation MAIKGSLKEASLADVCQLLALGQKTGCLSVADRSRFGQIYFDQGRITYARIVNRRDRLGDLLVRDGEIAQEQLDEVLVQQARQPDKRVGELLVERRIITPGDLTRYIRMQIEEAIYHLFTWSRGNFFFEVDERPDPADVVVSINPESLLLEAARRVDEWSLIEKKIASFDLLFEVDHSRLDTASVALTPEQEDLVPLLDGTRALGDIVDQTGYTEFEVGKALFGLLQAGFAHQVGRRAEEPVRARDAEIQERRNLGIAFARAGMLDEASREFQRVADLDANDHVARFQLALISLRRREYRDAVRQLKSLLEDAGPRYGAFVNLAVALRRLGRTPDALLVLNEAEGLRAGTPLVSLQRATTLLTGAHYAAAAREFEEYRVRLAEEEQPAAAYFYLAALCAAVRSRRNQADRLVAAGLQLYPECAPLLLLEGLLHERRGDLDAADRSYRRAMEEDPGIAQAHKNLGDVSYRRGLLEEAIEHYRRAAELEPALGDDVWAKLGNLHLRNRNRDQALRAWTRALELNPDNEVVRNNLQITRAEEHA
- the cheB gene encoding chemotaxis-specific protein-glutamate methyltransferase CheB, coding for MSGVTGGFDSRRDEKPVQQRAADAQGGGARQRGGRARIVIVDDSPMMRQLIRDIVEATGRWEVAGEAGTGFEAIRLLHREKPDVLTLDLEMPDLGGVETLGYIMSELPRPVVIVSSHTERMADPALRALEYGAVEYVVKPGSDPAEHREFEERLLSALDAALDARLRNLRLRIAVAGALQRARRIRQKQRPAACAVAIAASTGGPSALLDLVAALPEDAACAVFVVQHMPSTFTERFAERLAAECPLPVSIARDRELVHGGHVYLGPGTHHMGLHRTPDGICIQLVDEPPLRGVRPAADVLFTAVARTFGPASLGVVLTGMGRDGAEGMRALHAVGARTIAQDEASAVIAGMPRAAAPYADEILPLPAIGGRITTITRELHDAR
- a CDS encoding HD domain-containing phosphohydrolase, translating into MVSTIAACVDAARAAASAGDFEGTLAHYEEALRGVPRGGTAADAADILRWIGNLHREWGATELAAEAYEASHAIALATSLTPQLASAVNCLAIIEQIRGNVESAQALYGQAGELADEIGDERLGAMVHQNLGTLANIRGDVDNALVHYASALERFERLGDHRAACWTRNNMGMAHVDRGEWDAAEVCFDRAFDLAERLRDTGLIGTIELNRAELHLAQLQHTQARESCDRAYEVFARLDVKQGLGEAHKMYGMLYREMGMVGLADTHFRQGVQLAGQADDRLLDAECHAEWALLHLACTRNTDALRALNHAHTLFEQLQANHEVLDLDRRLDQLEASYLRVVREWGESIESKDRYTAGHCQRVADYACMIAEALGFNRRDLTWLRMGGYLHDVGKTAVPEEVLNKPGALNDEEWALMRSHTTVGDEIVAPLNFPWDIRPVVRNHHERWDGKGYPDGLSGTEIPLTARILCVADVYDALTTARSYRPALSHAEAMRIMERDSGTAFDPELFQLFRQLLEARRSQARTAGTRARKAYGVAA
- a CDS encoding peptidase MA family metallohydrolase; this encodes MLRRALAACLAILASLALPTGAQQLDGIRRDDVVVRFQPGEEALARAILPQAIQSFPGLPTDIHARGSEITVLLAPDEATFSEWTGGLAPEWGAGVAFPRLERIVLPAYAPRVRSPTDLRRTLRHELAHVALQRHLRTAQVPRWFTEGYATWTAGQLDQEADWLLRVAFLTGRAPPLDSLDLLWPAGATDARIAYLLSASAMRYLYSHGGEPALAQLLDRWAAGASLDEAMRATYRFTLARFEQDWSKHVRREYGWLRFLAQGAVLWSIAGGIVVAIWMIRRRYNRARLERLRANEIPDDPAYWLMPEPPDGPQREDGGEDSAQRPGPLAQREGGGGDSAPRPGPVAQPEVGRESSGPPTREGQPGPPPHGQDSRQRGPQPDSAAEG